TCGACACCGACAAATACTCGATCAACGCGCAAGGCCGTCAGCGCCTTGAAGGCTTCTTCGCCGACAGCATGGCGAACGGTGTCTTCGGCTTCCTGATCTACGGTCACACCGATAGCCGCGCTTCGGACGAATACAACATGACGCTTTCGCAGAACCGTGCGACCGCTGTTGCGAACATCGGCGGCACCGTCGGTGCCCGCGTCGTTGACGTACGCGGCTTTGGCGAGCGTAACCCGAAAGCATCGAACGCGACCGCTGCCGGCATGGCAGAGAACCGCCGCGTCGACATTTACTGCCTGCGCTAAGGAGAGATGGATATGAACATCGTTAAAGTC
Above is a window of Marivivens aquimaris DNA encoding:
- a CDS encoding OmpA family protein; this translates as MTKWGSLVAKAFGGVGAAILIISTAMGGAAMAQGIGAVDSERYIPTIWIDPDGCEHWVMDDGAEGYMDANRRRDGSAVCHRSEICGVVPTDQYFDTDKYSINAQGRQRLEGFFADSMANGVFGFLIYGHTDSRASDEYNMTLSQNRATAVANIGGTVGARVVDVRGFGERNPKASNATAAGMAENRRVDIYCLR